The Prunus persica cultivar Lovell chromosome G8, Prunus_persica_NCBIv2, whole genome shotgun sequence genome includes a region encoding these proteins:
- the LOC18768475 gene encoding transcription factor bHLH84, with the protein MEHIGVVAEGEWTSLSGMYTAEEVDFMAQLLGNFSSSNHPSGTSSMRVPEAFWPGDESLTMNMSGNHEGSHYSSETSISDCSNRILFPTSSNESYYLSSDSHPMLVTSNSSMSIDFGSGDGIRNLNSYLIQVNDQCLNQEPSEGNAEEYGGNQPEAVALEKRRYDMAVQEPAMDDKSNTSKASMKRTQSAENMNKRNIKSKKSLQIITSNNEEDGNAGPNRQSSSSCCSGDDSNIASHFHENSQELSPGCTSTSSLSPKEAKALNLSGKSRARRGSAIDPQSLYARKRREKINERLRVLQNLVPNGTKVDISTMLEEAVHYVKFLQLQIKLLSSDDMWMYAPICYNGMDLGLDLKLTSPKQS; encoded by the exons ATGGAGCATATTGGAGTTGTTGCAGAGGGAGAATGGACCTCTCTGAGTGGGATGTACACTGCTGAGGAGGTAGATTTCATGGCTCAGTTGCTTGGAAATTTTTCATCTTCAAACCATCCAAGTGGCACATCAAGCATGAGAGTACCGGAAGCTTTCTGGCCTGGCGATGAATCACTTACAATGAACATGTCAGGCAACCATGAAGGTTCACATTATTCATCAGAAACTTCTATTTCTGATTGCAGCAATAGGATTCTTTTTCCCACTTCAAGCAATGAAAGCTACTACTTGAGTAGTGATTCTCACCCCATGTTGGTGACAAGCAATAGTTCCATGTCTATTGATTTTGGTTCTGGGGATGGGATCAGAAACCTCAATTCCTATCTGATTCAAGTAAATGATCAATGCTTGAACCAAGAACCAAGTGAAGGAAATGCAGAAGAGTATGGTGGCAACCAGCCTGAAGCTGTGGCTCTGGAGAAGAGGAGATATGATATGGCAGTACAAGAACCAGCCATGGATGATAAAAGTAACACCTCCAAGGCTTCTATGAAAAGAACTCAAAGTGCAGAAAAT ATGAATAAGAGGAACATAAAGTCAAAGAAGAGCCTGCAGATCATAACTAGCAACAATGAAGAAGATGGCAATGCAGGCCCCAACAGACAGAGCTCAAGTAGTTGCTGCTCAGGAGATGACTCCAATATTGCTTCACATTTCCATGAGAATTCTCAGGAGCTGAGTCCGGGTTGTACTTCGACGTCAAGCTTGAGTCCGAAAGAGGCTAAAGCTCTCAACTTGAGTGGAAAATCAAGAGCTAGAAGGGGGTCAGCCATTGATCCCCAAAGCCTCTATGCAAGG aaaagaagagagaaaataaatgaGAGGCTGAGAGTTCTGCAGAACCTTGTCCCCAATGGAACAAAG GTTGATATTAGTACAATGCTTGAGGAAGCTGTCCATTATGTGAAGTTCTTACAACTCCAAATTAAG CTGTTAAGCTCTGATGATATGTGGATGTATGCTCCCATCTGTTACAATGGAATGGACCTGGGACTTGATCTGAAGCTCACCTCACCAAAGCAATCATAG
- the LOC18768981 gene encoding vacuolar-sorting receptor 3 codes for MELQRSFLGLLLGFLVLSLTPLSSARFVVEKNSLRVTSPDKIKGTYDSAIGNFGIPQYGGSMAGAVLYPKENQKGCKEFSEFGISFKSTPGALPKFVLVDRGDCFFALKVWNAQKAGASAVLVADNIEEPLITMDSPEEDGSTSKYIENITIPSALIEKSFGQTLKKSISSGDMVNVNLDWREAVPHPDDRVEYELWTNSNDECGVKCDMLMEFMKDFRGAAQILEIGGYTQFTPHYITWYCPQAFTLSKQCKSQCINHGRYCAPDPEQDFSTGYEGKDVVLENLRQLCVFKVVNKTNKPWVWWDYVTDFQIRCPMKEKKYNKECAESVIKSLGLDIKKVEQCMGDPTADSENSVLKEEQDAQVGKGSRGDVTILPTLVVNNRQYRGKLEKGSVLKAICSGFEETTEPAVCLSSDVETNECLDNNGGCWQNKAANLTACKDTFRGRVCECPLVDGVQFKGDGYTTCEASGPGRCKVNNGGCWHDAQDGHAFSACTDNGEVQCQCPHGFKGDGVKSCEDVDECKEKKACQCPECTCKNTWGSYDCSCSGNLLYIKDHDTCISKAASGGKSAWAAVWVILIGLAMAGGGAYLVYKYRLRSYMDSEIRAIMAQYMPLDSQAEVPNHVNDERA; via the exons ATGGAGCTTCAGAGATCATTTCTGGGACTTCTTCTAGGGTTTCTGGTGCTGTCTTTGACCCCGTTATCGAGTGCGAGATTTGTTGTGGAGAAGAACAGCTTGAGGGTCACATCTCCAGATAAAATCAAAGGCACATATGACAGTGCCATTGGGAACTTTGGGATTCCGCAGTACGGAGGCAGCATGGCGGGTGCTGTGCTGTATCCAAAAGAGAATCAGAAGGGCTGCAAGGAATTCTCTGAATTTGGGATTTCGTTTAAATCGACTCCTGGAGCTCTCCCGAAGTTCGTTTTGGTCGATCGTGGAG ATTGCTTCTTTGCCTTGAAGGTTTGGAATGCCCAGAAGGCTGGGGCTTCTGCAGTTCTTGTCGCTGATAATATTGAGGAGCCATTAATAACCATGGACTCACCGGAAGAGGATGGTTCAACTTCCAAATACATTGAAAACATAACAATACCATCTGCACTCATTGAAAAAAGTTTTGGGCAAACTTTAAAGAAATCAATCAGTTCTGGCGATATGGTCAATGTGAATCTTGACTGGAGAGAAGCTGTTCCACACCCAGATGATCGTGTGGAATATGAACTATGGACCAACAGCAATGATGAATGTGGGGTTAAATGTGACATGCTGATGGAATTTATGAAGGATTTTAGGGGTGCAGCACAGATACTTGAAATAGGTGGTTACACTCAGTTCACACCTCATTATATAACTTGGTACTGTCCTCAGGCATTCACCTTAAGCAAACAGTGCAAGTCCCAGTGTATCAATCATGGAAGATATTGTGCTCCCGATCCTGAACAGGACTTCAGCACTGGTTATGAAGGGAAAGATGTGGTTCTTGAAAATTTAAGGCAGCTATGTGTTTTTAAAGTGGTAAATAAGACCAACAAGCCTTGGGTATGGTGGGACTATGTAACTGATTTTCAAATTAGATGTCCCATGAAGGAGAAAAAGTACAACAAGGAATGCGCTGAAAGTGTCATTAAATCTCTTG GCCTTGATATTAAGAAGGTTGAGCAGTGTATGGGAGACCCAACTGCAGACTCTGAAAATTCTGTTCTGAAAGAAGAGCAAGATGCTCAG GTTGGGAAAGGATCACGAGGTGATGTAACCATATTGCCTACTCTTGTTGTCAATAATCGACAATACCGAG GAAAGTTGGAGAAGGGTTCAGTTCTGAAGGCTATCTGTTCTGGTTTCGAGGAAACTACTGAGCCAGCTGTTTGTTTGAGTAGTG ATGTGGAGACAAATGAGTGCTTGGATAATAATGGTGGTTGCTGGCAGAATAAAGCAGCCAACCTCACAGCCTGCAAG GATACGTTTCGTGGGAGGGTATGTGAGTGCCCTCTGGTTGATGGTGTGCAATTTAAAGGAGATGGTTATACTACCTGTGAag CAAGTGGGCCTGGGAGGTGCAAGGTAAACAATGGAGGTTGTTGGCATGATGCTCAAGATGGGCATGCATTCTCTGCTTGCACA GATAATGGAGAGGTCCAATGCCAGTGTCCTCATGGGTTTAAAGGTGATGGTGTCAAAAGTTGTGAAG aTGTTGATGAATGCAAAGAGAAGAAAGCTTGCCAGTGCCCTGAATGTACCTGTAAAAATACCTGGGGGAGCTATGACTGCTCGTGTAGTGGGAATCTTCTGTATATCAAGGACCATGATACCTGCATAA GTAAGGCTGCTAGTGGGGGGAAGTCTGCATGGGCTGCTGTGTGGGTTATTTTGATAGGCTTGGCTATGGCTGGTGGTGGTGCATATCTTGTGTACAAATATAGATTGCGG TCATATATGGATTCAGAAATAAGAGCTATAATGGCACAATATATGCCTCTGGACAGTCAAGCTGAAGTTCCAAATCATGTGAACGATGAACGAGCGTGA
- the LOC18767048 gene encoding uncharacterized protein LOC18767048 — protein MATLGSGVLVKLVEEMGSSGKALNDRKPVLLQIRSIIPVLAEDDLWPNQGFYLKVSDSSHAMFVSLLQEQDDMVLCNQLQLGQLIFVEKLEAAHPVPVLKGIRPLPGRFPCVGNPADLFAIDKLVNSKGASDLVMEKDRGVEKKPRGRYRSLSASKSCPSEKKRASRPGNCDAGEREMRVVTRGFRKISSSFVEKDSDSDSTLSSSSSVLTVKRKSWNGAEQVADSLVVKHGMKPTGRRSCSAHASPVRSAKCHSSDDKSSPKTRRISDDIAKKSVKNSNSRISVPAKNCEQSLDPPLMFNQANDNKWSGSKIVWNSLPPTLVKLGKEVRRHRDVAVLAAVEALQEASAAESLLKCLSTYSELQSAKREEQLPSVDKFFDLQDDLARTRLIVQSLTNISPLKANEKNPSSPASTGEALVLALDRKKNATSWIKTALAADLITPPSGPGSVSMEVKHKSHKSSKTHGDGKPKGTCIVKIKHKSDAHFGLAIEKENSQDWVKGSALSAAADLENCLHDECRKWFLAAFESYLDEVKSITVSMESDNHVAEMMCQIKKVGDWLDVIVNKDDSELEACVRIKNKIYGVLLKHVERTAMVLEHMNAMIEHQQQ, from the exons ATGGCAACTCTGGGTTCAGGGGTTCTGGTGAAGCTTGTTGAAGAAATGGGAAGTTCCGGAAAGGCCTTGAACGACCGAAAGCCAGTGTTACTACAAATCAGAAGCATCATTCCTGTGTTGGCAGAGGATGATCTTTGGCCTAATCAGGGGTTTTACTTGAAGGTTTCAGATTCTTCACATGCCATGTTTGTGTCGTTGCTTCAAGAACAGGATGACATGGTTCTTTGCAACCAACTGCAACTTGGGCAGTTGATATTTGTAGAAAAATTGGAGGCAGCACACCCGGTGCCAGTGCTTAAAGGTATAAGGCCTCTCCCGGGTCGATTTCCCTGTGTTGGAAATCCTGCAGATCTTTTTGCCATAGATAAGTTGGTGAATTCTAAAGGGGCATCTGATTTAGTTATGGAGAAGGATAGAGGTGTGGAGAAGAAGCCTCGGGGCAGATATCGATCTTTAAGTGCCTCCAAGTCCTGCCCAAGTGAGAAGAAAAGGGCCTCTAGGCCTGGAAATTGTGATGCGGGTGAGAGGGAAATGCGTGTTGTGACAAGGgggtttagaaaaataagctCTAGTTTTGTAGAGAAAGATAGTGATTCTGATAGCacattgtcttcttcttcgtctgtGCTGACAGTGAAGAGAAAGAGCTGGAATGGGGCAGAACAAGTTGCAGACTCCCTAGTTGTCAAGCATGGGATGAAGCCAACTGGTCGACGTAGCTGCAGTGCTCAT GCTTCACCAGTTCGTTCTGCTAAGTGTCACAGTTCAGATGACAAGTCAAGtcccaaaacaagaagaattaGTGATGATATAGCTAAGAAATCTGTTAAAAATTCCAACAGTAGGATCTCCGTCCCAGCGAAAAATTGTGAGCAGTCCTTAGATCCGCCATTGATGTTTAATCAGGCTAATGATAATAAATGGTCAGGAAGTAAGATAGTGTGGAACTCCCTCCCCCCAACACTAGTGAAACTTGGCAAG GAGGTACGAAGACACAGGGATGTTGCTGTGCTTGCTGCAGTGGAGGCTTTGCAAGAGGCTTCTGCGGCTGAGAGTTTGCTCAAATGTCTAAG CACATACTCAGAACTCCAGTCAGCCAAGAGGGAGGAACAGCTGCCATCAGTAGACAAATTTTTTGACCTACAAGATGACCTGGCTCGAACTCGATTGATTGTTCAGTCCTTGACCAACATTAGTCCTCTAAAAGCTAATGAAAAAAATCCAAGCAGCCCTGCTTCCACTGGGGAAGCATTGGTACTTGCACTGGACCGAAAGAAAAATGCAACTTCATGGATCAAAACAGCTTTGGCAGCTGATCTTATTACCCCACCTTCTGGCCCTGGTAGTGTTTCAATGGAGGTTAAACACAAATCTCATAAATCAAGTAAAACTCATGGTGATGGTAAACCAAAGGGTACATGTATAGTTAAAATCAAGCATAAAAGTGATGCTCATTTTGGATTGGCCATAGAGAAGGAAAATTCACAAGATTGGGTAAAGGGAAGTGCTTTATCTGCAGCTGCAGACCTGGAAAACTGCTTGCATGATGAATGTAGAAAATGGTTTTTGGCTGCCTTTGAGAGTTACTTGGATGAAGTCAAGAGCATAACTGTTTCCATGGAATCAGACAACCATGTAGCTGAAATGATGTGCCAGATTAAGAAGGTTGGTGACTGGTTAGATGTGATTGTCAACAAAGATGATTCTGAATTGGAAGCTTGTGTGAGGATCAAAAACAAGATCTATGGGGTGCTTTTAAAGCATGTGGAGAGAACTGCCATGGTTTTAGAACACATGAATGCAATGATTGAACACCAGCAACAATGA
- the LOC18767038 gene encoding probable beta-D-xylosidase 5, with product MKNQIQILLFLSLSFLLIVPIFAQQFACDKKDSTTSKFAFCNRTLSYENRAKDLVSRLTLQEKVQQLVDNSAGIARLGVPAYKWWSEALHGVSDLGPGTKFNGTVPGATSFPAVILSAASFNSSLWLKMGQVVSTEARAMYNVGLAGLTYWSPNVNVFRDPRWGRGQETPGEDPLVVSNYGVNYVRGLQEVSEGKNAGGDRLKVSSCCKHYTAYDVDNWKGVDRFHFDAQVTKQDLEDTYQPPFKSCVEEGHVSSVMCSYNRVNGIPTCADPNLLQGVIRGQWALDGYIVSDCDSIEVYYDAIHYTATPEDAVALALEAGLNLNCGNFLGQYTENAVNSKKVDVSVVDQSLIYNYIVLMRLGFFDGDPKLLQFGKLGPSDVCSNDHKNLALDAAKQGIVLLDNKGALPLSSKKIKNLAIVGPNANATDVMISNYHGIPCSYTSPLQGLQKYVSALKYEPGCNGVKCTDESLIGAAALATATADAVVVVVGLDQSIEAEGLDRETLTLPGSQEKLVNQVVNATKGTVILVIMSAGPIDVSFAKNVTKIGGIIWVGYPGQAGGDAIAQVIFGDYNPAGRSPFTWYPKEYADQVQMTDMNMRANKSRNFPGRTYRFYTGKTIYEFGHGLSYSTFTKFIKSAPSTVRIHSTPISSPHASLLVSNSTTQPISNPASRSPFIDISRVQCQKLKFDLVVGVRNNGPRDGSHVVLVFWKPPSSGMLFGAPNLQLVDFQRVEVKNWQAKLVTMRVDVCKRLSFVDREGKRKLATGKHTILVGSPSEYQVKHILNFRLARKGEVREAF from the exons ATGAAgaaccaaatccaaatcctctTGTTTCTTTCACTTTCATTTCTCCTAATTGTCCCCATTTTCGCACAACAATTTGCATGTGACAAGAAAGATTCAACAACTAGCAAATTTGCCTTTTGCAACAGAACCTTGTCGTATGAGAACAGAGCCAAGGACCTTGTGTCACGCCTTACTCTCCAAGAAAAGGTGCAGCAGCTAGTAGATAATAGCGCAGGCATAGCTCGGCTAGGCGTGCCTGCCTATAAGTGGTGGTCCGAGGCACTTCATGGTGTGTCCGATCTTGGCCCGGGCACCAAGTTTAATGGCACTGTGCCTGGTGCCACTAGTTTCCCAGCAGTGATTCTATCTGCTGCAAGTTTTAATTCATCATTGTGGTTAAAGATGGGGCAGGTTGTATCAACTGAGGCTAGAGCCATGTACAATGTTGGTCTAGCCGGATTGACATATTGGAGCCCGAATGTTAATGTGTTCCGCGACCCTAGATGGGGCCGCGGACAAGAAACACCTGGGGAGGACCCGCTGGTGGTGTCGAATTATGGAGTGAATTATGTCAGGGGTCTGCAAGAAGTGAGTGAAGGGAAAAATGCTGGTGGTGATAGGCTAAAGGTCTCAAGTTGTTGCAAGCATTACACTGCTTATGATGTGGATAACTGGAAAGGCGTCGATCGATTTCACTTTGATGCCCAG GTGACAAAGCAGGACCTGGAGGATACATATCAGCCACCCTTCAAAAGTTGTGTAGAGGAGGGCCATGTCAGCAGTGTGATGTGTTCATACAATAGGGTCAACGGGATTCCCACTTGCGCTGACCCGAACCTCCTCCAAGGGGTAATCAGAGGTCAATGGGCTCTTGATGG ATATATTGTTTCAGATTGCGACTCGATCGAGGTATATTATGATGCCATCCATTACACTGCAACACCTGAGGATGCTGTAGCCCTTGCCTTGGAAGCAG GTCTAAACCTGAATTGTGGGAACTTTTTAGGACAGTACACAGAGAATGCGGTTAACTCGAAAAAAGTGGATGTATCTGTGGTAGATCAATCCTTGATATACAACTACATAGTATTGATGAGGCTTGGATTCTTTGATGGTGACCCTAAATTGCTCCAGTTTGGAAAACTTGGTCCGTCTGATGTGTGCAGCAACGATCACAAGAATTTGGCACTTGATGCTGCTAAGCAAGGCATAGTTTTGCTAGACAACAAGGGAGCTCTTCCTTTGTCctccaaaaaaatcaagaactTGGCTATTGTTGGACCTAATGCAAATGCCACTGATGTTATGATAAGCAACTATCATGGCATACCATGTAGCTATACTAGCCCTTTACAAGGGCTACAGAAGTATGTCTCTGCCTTGAAATATGAGCCCGGGTGTAACGGCGTGAAATGTACTGACGAGAGCCTTATTGGGGCAGCAGCTCTGGCCACTGCCACAGCTGATGCAGTAGTGGTGGTAGTAGGACTGGATCAGTCCATTGAAGCAGAGGGGCTAGACAGAGAGACCTTGACATTACCAGGGTCTCAAGAAAAGCTTGTAAACCAAGTTGTTAATGCAACAAAAGGAACAGTCATTTTGGTCATTATGTCAGCTGGCCCAATTGATGTTTCTTTTGCCAAAAATGTGACAAAGATAGGAGGGATAATTTGGGTAGGATATCCAGGTCAAGCTGGAGGAGATGCCATAGCTCAAGTCATATTTGGAGACTACAATCCAG CTGGGAGATCACCTTTTACATGGTACCCTAAGGAGTATGCAGACCAAGTGCAAATGACAGACATGAACATGAGAGCCAACAAAAGCAGAAACTTCCCTGGAAGAACATACAGATTCTACACTGGAAAAACCATCTATGAGTTTGGTCATGGCCTAAGCTATTCAACATTCACCAAGTTCATAAAATCAGCACCTTCCACTGTGCGCATCCACTCAACTCCCATTTCCAGCCCACATGCTAGCCTTCTTGTTTCCAACTCCACCACTCAACCGATTTCGAATCCTGCTTCCAGAAGCCCTTTCATTGACATATCAAGAGTGCAGTGCCAGAAACTAAAATTTGACCTTGTTGTTGGTGTGAGGAACAACGGGCCAAGGGACGGAAGCCACGTGGTGCTAGTGTTCTGGAAACCGCCAAGCTCGGGGATGTTGTTTGGAGCACCAAACCTGCAGCTGGTGGACTTTCAGAGGGTGGAGGTGAAGAATTGGCAGGCAAAGCTTGTAACCATGAGGGTGGATGTGTGCAAGAGACTGAGCTTTGTGGATAGAGAAGGAAAGAGGAAGTTGGCCACTGGGAAGCACACAATTCTGGTTGGTTCTCCTAGTGAGTACCAAGTGAAGCACATTCTCAATTTTAGGCTGGCTAGGAAAGGAGAAGTGAGGGAGGCTTTTTAA
- the LOC18768278 gene encoding uncharacterized protein LOC18768278, whose translation MEGLIPFLFHALKKQRPQHRYRSFSQSNSSNRSYHLLMSGQDSLEGSSHRRTRSEFQPPVSTAAFFEQRPANEFVHSRSLKEEGGVSAAPSVLIGSSKMGSYPYQISNVGMAKGK comes from the coding sequence ATGGAAGGCTTaattccatttctttttcatgcCCTGAAGAAGCAAAGGCCACAACACAGGTATAGGTCCTTTTCTCAGAGCAACTCCTCCAACCGCAGTTACCATCTCCTTATGAGTGGCCAGGATTCATTAGAGGGCTCCTCTCATCGCCGGACACGATCCGAATTTCAGCCTCCTGTTAGTACTGCTGCCTTCTTTGAGCAGCGGCCCGCGAATGAATTTGTTCATTCGCGGAGCCTCAAGGAAGAAGGTGGTGTTTCTGCTGCTCCTTCAGTGCTCATTGGATCATCAAAGATGGGTTCCTATCCTTACCAGATCTCTAATGTGGGTATGGCTAAAGGGAAATGA
- the LOC18767608 gene encoding uncharacterized protein LOC18767608 encodes MQSGKNTMSFRSIFDAGELKSELEKSGVKPSFMPYIWKQVIQNPDAQLDQIPSLPSAAYPLLTSKFKTLTSCVHSAMDSSDQLTTKLLIKLQNGALVEAVIMRYDTRLGKYNGKPRPGGMRSTLCVSSQVGCKMGCTFCATGSMGFKSNLTSGEIVEQLVHASRISPIRNVVFMGMGEPLNNYGALVEAIHVMTGPPFHLSPKKITVSTVGIIHAIKKLHIDLPGLNLAVSLHAPVQEIRCQIMPAARAFPLVKLMDTLQEYQKNTQQKIFIEYIMLDGVNDEEQNAHQLGKLLETFQVVVNLIPFNPIGDLSKFSTSNEEKVSSFQKILRGTYGIRTTVRKEMGQDISGACGQLVVNKSSIENTVLLTDIEDLQVR; translated from the exons ATGCAAAGTGGAAAAAATACGATGTCGTTTCGATCAATCTTCGACGCGGGAGAGCTGAAATCAGAACTGGAAAAGTCCGGGGTCAAACCCAGCTTCATGCCTTACATATGGAAGCAGGTGATCCAAAACCCCGACGCCCAATTGGACCAAATTCCGTCTTTACCCTCCGCCGCGTACCCTCTTCTAACCTCAAAGTTCAAAACCCTAACCTCCTGCGTCCACTCGGCCATGGATTCCTCAGACCAACTTACCACCAAGCTCCTTATAAAGCTACAG aaTGGGGCTCTTGTGGAGGCTGTGATTATGAGGTACGATACCCGCTTGGGAAAGTACAATGGGAAGCCCCGCCCTGGTGGAATGAGGTCCACCTTGTGCGTATCATCTCAG GTTGGTTGCAAAATGGGTTGCACATTCTGTGCCACTGGGAGTATGGGGTTTAAGAGCAATCTGACCTCGGGGGAGATTGTGGAGCAACTGGTTCATGCTTCTCGTATTTCGCCTATACGCAATGTTGTTTTCatg GGAATGGGGGAACCATTGAATAACTATGGTGCCTTGGTGGAAGCGATTCATGTCATGACTGGACCACCATTTCATTTGTCGCCAAAGAAAATTACTGTGTCCACG GTTGGCATTATTCATGCTATCAAAAAGCTTCATATTGACCTTCCAGGACTGAATTTAGCAGTTTCACTACATGCACCTGTACAAGAAATTCGTTGTCAGATAATGCCTGCAGCTCGAGCTTTTCCTTTAGTAAAGCTTATGGATACACTACAAGAATATCAAAAGAACAC TCAGCAAAAAATCTTCATTGAGTACATAATGCTTGATGGAGTGAATGATGAAGAGCAAAATGCACACCAGCTCGGGAAATTGCTAGAGACATTTCAAGTG GTGGTTAATCTAATACCCTTTAATCCAATTGGTGATCTGAGTAAGTTTAGCACCAGTAACGAAGAGAAAGTATCAAGTTTCCAGAAAATCTTACGAGGTACTTATGGCATTCGAACAACAGTTCGTAAGGAAATGGGTCAGGACATAAGTGGAGCATGTGGGCAGTTGGTTGTGAACAAGAGTTCAATTGAGAACACAGTTCTCTTAACTGATATAGAAGATCTTCAGGTCAGATAG